The Sebastes umbrosus isolate fSebUmb1 chromosome 23, fSebUmb1.pri, whole genome shotgun sequence genome contains a region encoding:
- the sema3c gene encoding semaphorin-3C: MGRPEGLARPPLVLALALLALCLLSTGVSSLPQPLPRVFLSFEDLQDSQSFEHYSISDKAMDYRILQMDEDQDRMYVGSKDHVLSMDINNITHGTLKVFWPASPSKIDECQMAGKDPTHGCGNFIRVVQPYNRTHLFMCGSGAYSPVCVYINRGRRPEEQVFHIDSRSESGKGRCSFNPQVNTVSVMLNQELFSGMYIDFMGTDAAIFRSLTKRNAVRTDQHNSKWLSEPIFIDAQLIPDGTDPNDAKLYFFFRERLTDNSGNTKNIHTMVARVCPSDIGGQRSLVNKWTTFLKARMVCSVLEEDGTETHFDELENVFLLETDQPKGLLVFGVFTSTSSVFKGSAVCVYNMADILTVFNGPFAHRDGPNFQWVAFQGRIPYPRPGTCPGGAFTPDIHTTKEFPDDVVTFVRNHPVMFNPIHPVGRRPLVVRTNADYKYTSVAVDQVMAADGNYQVLFLGTDKGTVQKVIVLPSNQSLHEDLILEELEVFKNEAPVTNLKISSKKQQLYVSSEFGVSQVSLHRCHAYGSACADCCLARDPYCAWDGLSCSRFYPTGKRRSRRQDIMHGNPLTQCRGFNLKAYRNAVEMTQYGVKNNTTFLECVPKSPQASIRWLIHRDNDRRKEVKLGDRILSTEHGLLIRSVQLSDQGLYYCLTTENSFKRTVAKIRLRVLSEAMVSVLTDKQQSPWAWASSLHPKALLSAFSPSESLAVQQYCKERKQLQNLQQRQQQQPPPPPGPLRGDMAKLKPLLDRRKGRNRRNHLPEV, from the exons ATGGGCAGGCCGGAGGGGCTGGCCAGGCCACCTCTGGTGTTAGCTTTGGCGCTCCTggctctctgtcttctctccaCGGGGGTCTCCAGCCTCCCACAGCCGCTGCCAAGAGTCTTCCTCTCCTTTGAAG acCTGCAGGACTCCCAGTCCTTTGAACACTACAGTATATCAGACAAGGCCATGGACTACAGGATCCTGCAGATGGACGAGGACCAGGACAGGATGTATGTGGGCAGCAAAGACCATGTCCTCTCCATGGACATTAACAACATCACCCATGGCACACTGAAG GTGTTTTGGCCGGCGTCTCCAAGCAAGATAGACGAATGCCAAATGGCAGGAAAGGATCCAACA CACGGCTGTGGGAACTTCATCCGGGTGGTGCAACCTTATAACAGAACTCATCTGTTCATGTGTGGCAGCGGAGCGTACAGTCCCGTCTGTGTGTACATCAACAGGGGCCGCAGACCAGAG GAACAAGTGTTTCACATCGACTCCAGGAGCGAATCTGGAAAAGGGAGGTGCTCCTTCAACCCTCAAGTCAATACCGTCTCTGTAATGCTCA ACCAGGAGCTGTTCTCAGGCATGTACATTGACTTCATGGGGACGGATGCTGCCATCTTCAGGAGCCTGACAAAGAGAAATGCTGTGCGGACAGACCAGCACAACTCTAAGTGGCTTAGTG AGCCGATCTTCATAGACGCCCAGCTGATCCCAGACGGAACGGACCCCAACGATGCCAAGTTGTATTTCTTCTTCCGTGAGCGGCTGACGGATAACAGTGGAAATACTAAAAATATCCACACCATGGTGGCCAGAGTGTGTCCG AGTGACATCGGAGGACAGCGGAGCCTGGTGAACAAATGGACCACCTTCCTCAAGGCCCGGATGGTGTGCTCAGTCCTGGAGGAAGACGGCACCGAGACTCACTTTGACGAACTTG AAAACGTGTTTTTGCTGGAAACCGATCAGCCCAAGGGCCTGTTGGTGTTTGGAGTCTTCACATCCACGAG CTCCGTGTTTAAAGGCTCGGCGGTGTGCGTGTACAACATGGCCGACATCCTCACCGTCTTCAACGGGCCCTTCGCTCACAGAGACGGGCCCAACTTTCAGTGGGTGGCGTTCCAGGGGCGCATCCCGTACCCACGGCCCGGAACC TGTCCCGGTGGAGCCTTCACACCTGACATCCACACGACGAAGGAGTTCCCGGATGACGTGGTGACCTTCGTACGGAACCACCCGGTCATGTTCAACCCCATCCACCCAGTGGGGAGGAGACCTCTGGTGGTCCGGACCAACGCCGACTACAAGTACACATCAGTGGCGGTGGACCAGGTGATGGCTGCCGACGGCAACTACCAAGTGCTCTTCCTGGGAACAG ACAAAGGTACAGTACAGAAGGTGATTGTGCTGCCAAGCAATCAATCCCTGCATGAAGATCTgatcctggaggagctggaagTGTTTAAG AATGAAGCTCCTGTTACAAACTTAAAAATATCCTCGAAAAAA CAACAGCTGTACGTCAGCTCTGAGTTCGGGGTCTCGCAGGTCTCCCTGCACCGTTGTCACGCTTACGGCTCGGCCTGCGCTGACTGCTGCCTCGCCAGAGACCCCTACTGCGCCTGGGACGGGCTCAGCTGCTCACGCTTCTATCCCACCGGCAAAAG gagaAGCAGGCGGCAGGACATTATGCATGGAAATCCACTCACTCAGTGCAGAGGATTCAATCTAAAAG ctTACAGAAACGCAGTGGAGATGACGCAGTACGGCGTGAAAAACAACACCACCTTCCTGGAGTGTGTTCCCAAGTCTCCTCAGGCCTCCATTCGCTGGCTCATTCACAGGGACAACGACAGGAGGAAAGAG GTGAAGCTGGGCGACCGCATCCTCTCCACGGAGCACGGCCTCCTCATCCGCTCCGTCCAGCTGTCCGACCAGGGCCTTTACTACTGCCTGACCACCGAGAACAGCTTCAAACGCACCGTCGCCAAGATCCGCCTGCGAGTGTTGAGCGAGGCCATGGTGAGCGTGCTGACGGACAAGCAGCAGTCGCCGTGGGCCTGGGCCAGCTCGCTGCACCCCAAGGCCCTGCTGTCGGCCTTCAGTCCATCAGAGAGCCTGGCGGTGCAGCAGTACTGCAAAGAGAGGAAGCAGCTCCAGAACCTGCAGCAGAGGCAACAGCAGCAACCGCCTCCGCCGCCCGGGCCTCTCAGGGGAGACATGGCAAAGCTGAAGCCCCTGCTGGACCGGAGGAAGGGCCGCAACCGCCGCAATCACCTCCCAGAGGTCTGA